One Tachysurus vachellii isolate PV-2020 chromosome 8, HZAU_Pvac_v1, whole genome shotgun sequence genomic window carries:
- the b3galt1b gene encoding beta-1,3-galactosyltransferase 1 codes for MPSKVSCLYVLTVVCWASALWYLSISRPTTSLVGQLTAPARKTLKPQRTANTTFNNIRTRPLNPHAFDFIINEPKKCETNVPFLVILISTTHKEFDARQAIRETWGDESTFSDLRIITLFLLGRSTDGMLNQMVEQESQIFHDIVVEDFVDSYHNLTLKTLMGMRWVATFCNQAKYVMKTDSDIFVNMDNLVYKLLKPDTKPRRRYFTGYVINGSPIRDMRSKWYMPRDLYPESKYPPFCSGTGYVFSADVAELIYKTSLHTRLLHLEDVYVGVCLRKLGIHPYQNSGFNHWKMAYSLCRYRRVITVHQISPEEIHRIWNDMSSKKHLKC; via the coding sequence ATGCCTTCAAAAGTCTCATGTCTCTATGTGCTGACGGTTGTTTGTTGGGCAAGTGCCCTGTGGTATCTCAGCATATCCAGACCTACAACATCATTAGTTGGGCAGCTGACTGCGCCCGCTCGCAAAACCCTTAAGCCACAAAGAACCGCCAACACCACCTTTAACAACATACGAACCCGCCCGCTAAACCCCCACGCCTTCGATTTCATCATTAACGAGCCTAAGAAATGTGAGACCAACGTGCCGTTCCTGGTGATCCTCATTAGCACAACACACAAAGAGTTTGATGCCCGGCAAGCGATTCGGGAAACGTGGGGCGATGAGAGCACATTCAGTGATCTTCGCATCATAACACTCTTCCTCCTTGGCCGCAGCACAGATGGCATGCTGAATCAGATGGTGGAGCAAGAGAGTCAGATTTTCCATGACATCGTAGTGGAGGACTTTGTGGATTCCTACCATAACTTGACTCTAAAGACGCTGATGGGAATGCGCTGGGTGGCCACCTTCTGCAACCAGGCCAAGTACGTGATGAAGACGGATAGTGACATTTTCGTCAACATGGACAACCTGGTGTACAAATTGCTAAAACCAGACACCAAGCCCAGACGGAGGTATTTCACCGGCTACGTCATAAATGGCTCACCTATTAGGGATATGCGCAGTAAGTGGTACATGCCCAGAGACCTGTACCCAGAAAGCAAGTACCCACCGTTCTGCTCTGGCACAGGCTATGTCTTCTCAGCAGACGTGGCTGAACTGATCTATAAGACTTCTCTGCACACCCGTCTGCTTCATTTGGAGGACGTTTACGTAGGCGTTTGCTTACGGAAGCTTGGCATTCACCCGTATCAGAACAGTGGCTTCAATCACTGGAAAATGGCTTACAGCCTCTGCAGGTACCGTCGAGTCATCACGGTGCACCAAATCTCTCCTGAAGAGATACACCGCATATGGAACGACATGTCCAGCAAGAAACACCTCAAATGTTAG